A window of Hymenobacter siberiensis genomic DNA:
TGCCCCCTACTTCGAGCTGGCCGCCGTGGCCATTGCCGGCGTAGAGTCGCACAACGACCGCATCAACACCCTGCTTATCATTGCCAAGGGCGAGGCCATTATGCTGGCTTCCACGTTTGCCGTGAAGTACCTGGCCAATGAGACGCGGCCCAACGGCCAGGACAACCTCTCGTTTCCATCGGGCCACACAGCGCAGGCCTTCCTGGCGGCCAGTATCGTACACACCGAGTTTCGCGACAAGAGCCAGTGGTACGGTGTGGGCGCGTACACCATTGCCACCAGCGTGGCCGCCCTGCGCATGATTAACGACAAGCACTGGCAGAGCGACGTGGTGGCTGGCGCTGGCTTCGGCATCTTCTCCGCCCACTTGGCTTACCTGAGCCACCGCAACCGCTGGGGCCGCAAGTCCATTGGCCGCGATGTCGGAATGGTGCCGGCCTACTTCGGCAACGGTGCCACGGGCATTAGCATTTCGTGGCGGCCGAAAAAGTAGCCGCTTTGCTCAATGAAGAATGAGAAATTGCCAGCCGGGTAATTCTTCATTCCTCATTAAGCGCTGCCTCCACCCACACCGGCACGGCCGATAGCGCCGCATTGCCCGTCAGCTCATCGAGCCGAGCATCGTCCGTCAGGTCGTTGATGCTGGCTCCGGCGTGGGCCTGCGCCACGGCTAGCCGGGTACCGGGCCGGGTGTGGCCGTAGCCATGCGGCATGCTGGCCACGCCGGGCATGAGGCTGGACGTAATTTCGACGGGCAGCTCGATGGTACCCACCCGGGAACGCACACGCACCGGCTGACCATCGGTGAGCTGGCGGGCGGCGGCATCGGCGGGGTTCATTTGCAGGGTGCAGCGGTTGCGGCCTTTGATGAGGCGCGGCAGGTTGTGCATCCACGAGTTGTTGGAGCGCAACTCGCGGCGGCTGATGAGAAGTAGCTGGTCGGCGGTTGCGACGGGAGTGGCGGCCAGCACCCGCCGGGCGCGGTCCAGGTCGGCCAGGAAGAGCGGGGCGGCCAGGTTGATGCGCTGGTTTTCGGTGCGCAGTGCGGCCGGCAGGCGCGGCTGTAGCTCGCCGAGGTCGAGGCCGTGCGGGTTTTCGCGCAGCTTATCGAGCGAGAGGCCAGTGCGGCCGTAGGCACCGTAGCGCAGGCCAAGGTCGATTTTAGCTGCCGGATTTTCGGGGGCGGGCGCGGCAACGGCATCGAAAGCATCGCCGGCTTCGAGGCGCTGGCGCAGGCCCTCAAAAATCTCCCAGTCGTAGCGCGCGTCGGGGTCTTTGGCAAACAGCGGCTCGGAGTAGCGGCTGGTGTTGCGAATGGCCAGAGCGTGGAAGCTCACATCGTAGTGCGCAGTTTCGAGGCCGGTGGCGGGCGGTAGGATGTAGTGGGCGTGGCGGGTGGTTTCGTTGAGGTAGATGTCGATGGACACCATGAACTCCAGCCCGGCCAAGGCGGTATCGAGCTGCCCGCCGTTGGGCGTGGACAGCACCGGGTTGCCGCAGCTCGTGACCAGCGCCCGCAGCTGGCCTTCGCCGGGCGTGAGCATGTCCTCGGCCAGGCAGGCCACCGGCAGCTCGCCCATGAACTCGGGGGCCTGGCGCACGCGGCTGCGGTACCGGTCGTAGCGGTTGTAGTGGCCCGGCTTGCCCAGCACGTCGAGCGCGGGCGTGGCAAACATGTAGCCGCCCGGCTCATCGAGGTGGCCGGTGAGCAGGTTCAGGGCATTTATCAGCCAGAGGCACAGCCCACCAAACTCCTGCACCGACACCCCTACCCGACCATAAACAACTCCGCGCTCAGCGGCTGCCAGCTCCCGCGCCAGCGTGCGGATTTCGGCCGGCGCAATGCCCGTTACGGCGCCGACGTGCTCAGGCGTAAACTCAGCCACGGCCGCGTTCAGGGCTTCGATACCATCCGTGATGTCGGCCAGCCGGCCGGGTTTCACCAGGTTTTCGGCAAATAAAACCTGCGTCATCGCCAGCAGTAAAAACACGTCGGTACCGGGGCGAATGAAGTGGTGAGCATCGGCTTTGGCGGCGGTTTCGGAACGGCGCGGGTCGATAACGACTACTTTGCCACCCCGGGCCTGAATGGCCTGCAGACGCTTGGCCACGTCGGGCGCAGTCATCAGGCTGCCGTTGCTCACCAGGGGATTGCCGCCAAGGATGAGCCAATGGTCGGTGCGGTCGAGGTCAGGCACCGGCAGCAGCAGCGGGTGGCCGTAGAGCTGCCAGGCGGCAAAGTGGTGCGGCAGCTGGTCGACCGACGAGGCTGAGAACAGGCTGCGCGAGCCCAGCGCCCGCAGAAAGCCGGGTGCCGCCAGCTGCGTGCCGGAGTTATGCACGCTGGGGTTGCCGGCGTACCAGGCGGTGGCGTGCAGACCGTGCGCCTCCCGCTGCTGGCGCAGTGCGGCGGCGACTTCATCGAGCGCGGTGTTCCAGTCGAGCTCCTGCCAGCCATCGGCGATGCGCTTGAGGGGGCGGCGCAGGCGGTCGGGGTCTTCGTAAATGTCCTTCAGGCCCACGGCCTTGGGGCAGATGTGGCCCCGGCTAAAGGGGTCCTGCGCATCGCCGGCAATGCTGAGGACGCGGCCGTTTTCGTGGGTGATTTCGAGGCCGCAGATGGCTTCGCAGAGGTTGCAGGCGCGGTAGTGGGTTTCGATGGGCATGAAGTGGGTGGGAAGTACCGTGGACTCTGCGAGTCCGCGCGTGAGCGGTAATGGGCAGCAAGGTAAAGAACGTTATGCCGAGCGCAGCCGAGGCATAACGCGTGCAGCAGTAATCAAGACCGTTCTCCCGATTGAGTTACTATGGCACGCGAGATGCCTCGGCTGCGCTCGGCATGACGTTCTATCTTTCCTTCGCCAGCAACGCAACGTTGCGCGCTCCTTCATGTCTATTTGATTAAGATTTCGTCCCATCTTTACGAATCTGCTTCCTGCATCACTAAAACGCTTACCCTCTTTTGAAACGACGCGACTTTGTAGGACTATCCGGCCTGGCTGCCGGGGCCCTCTTCCTCCCCGGCTTTCCCAGCTTCGGCGGCACCCTCGTTGACCCCGCCCACCTGCTGGAGCCCGGCCTCGACCTCACCCAGAAAAAACGCCTTGCTGATGCGGCCCTGAACGCCGCCAAAGCCGCCGGCGCCAGCTACGCCGATGTGCGCATCGGGCGCTACCTCAACCAAAGCATTTTCACCCGCGAAAAGCAGGTGCAGAACATCGCCAGCACTGAGAGCTACGGCGTGGGCATTCGCGTGATTGCCAACGGCACCTGGGGCTTCGCGGCCACCAACGTCGTGACCGAGGCCAGCCTGGCCAAAGCCGCCCAGCTGGCCGTAGCCATCGCCAAGGCCAACGCCAAGGTGCAGAAAGAGAAGGTGTTGCTGGCCCCGCAGCAAGGCTACGGCGAGGTGAGCTGGAAAACGCCCATCCAGCAAAACGCCTTCGAAGTGCCGGTGGCGCAGAAAGTTGAATTGCTGCTGGCCGCTAACGCCAAGGCCCTCGACAACGGCGCCAGCTTCGTCAACTCCTCCCTGTTTCAGATTAACGAGCAGAAGTATTTTGCCAGCACCGACGGCTCCTACATCGACCAAGACGTGCACCGCATCTGGCCCACGTTTTCGGTTTCGGGGGTAGACCGGGCCAGTGGCAAGTTTCGCAGCCGCGATGCCCTGAGCTCGCCCATGGGCATGGGCTACGAGTACCTCACGCCCAAGGCCGCCGATAAGATTGCGGGCGCCAGCGGCACCGGCCTCATCGGCTACCGCAACAGCTACGACATGCTGGAAGATGCCGCCCTGGCCGCCCGGCAAGTGAAGCAGAAGCTGACCGCCAAGTCGGTAACGCCGGGCAAGTACGACCTCGTGCTCGACCCCAACCACCTGGGCCTCACCATCCACGAGAGCGTGGGCCACCCGCTGGAGCTCGACCGCGTGCTGGGTTACGAGGCCAACTACGCGGGCACCAGCTTCGCCACCCTCGACTGGAAGGCCAAGGGCATTCCCTACGGCTCGAAGCTGGTGAACATTGTGGCCGATAAGCTGCAGCCCGGCTCGCTGGGCGCAGTGGGCTACGACGATGAAGGCGTGAAAACCAAGCGCTGGGACCTCATTAAAGAAGGTACGCTGGTAGACTACGAGAAAATCCGGGACCAGGCGCACATCGTGGGCCAGAAGGAATCGGACGGCTGCTGCTACGCCGACTCCTGGGACTCGGTTCAGTTCCAGCGAATGCCCAACGTGAGCCTGCAGCCCGGCAAAGCCAAAATGAGCGTCGACGAGTTGATTAAGGACGTAGACAAGGGCGTGTACATTGCCGGGCGCGGCTCCTACTCCATCGACCAGCAGCGCTACAACTTCCAGTTCGGTGGGCAGGTGTTCTACGCCATCGAAAAAGGCAAAATCACCGAGATGCTCGAAGACGTGGCCTATCAGGCCAACACCCAGGAATTCTGGAACTCCTGCGCCGCCATTTGCGACGAAAGCGACTACCGGCTGTTCGGGTCTTTCTTTGATGGCAAGGGCCAGCCCAGCCAGGTGTCGGCCGTAAGCCACGGCTCGGCCACCACGCGGTTTAATGGCGTGAACGTGATTAATACGGCCCGCAAGATTTAATTAATGTGGGGAATGTGTTGAATGTGGGGAATGTGAAAATGGACCGCTCAGGACGCTACAAGTAAGCGGCCGTAGCCGCCACGCTTTGCTCCTATCTCATGCATCATTCTCAATTTCATCCCACTGAAGCTGTTTAGAAAGTCCCCGAACGGTCATGCAGAGCGCAGCGCAGCATCTTGCTCGCATCGTCAGGCCCGTTCAACGATGCGAGTAAGATGCTGCGCTCTGCATGACCGTTTGAGGACCTTTTGTGACTTTCTGAATAACTCCACTATTCCATTTCCACATTTTCCACATTCAACACATTTTCACATCTGAAAACATGGCCCTGCTCTCCCAATCCGAAGCCCAGACCATCCTCAAAAAAGTCCTCAGCTTCAGCACCGCCGACGAGTGCGAGGCCACCCTCACGGGCACCAGCGGCGGCAACGTGCGCTCGGCCCGCAACTCCATCAGCACGGCGGGCGCAGCCGAGAACGTGGCGCTGGCGGTGCAGTCGCGCTTTGGCAAGCGCAGCGGCACCGCCACCTGCAACGAGTTTGATGAGGCCTCGCTGCGCCGCTGCGTGCAGCGGGCCGAGGAAATTGCCCGCCTCGCTCCCGAAAGCCCGGAGTACGTGCCGCTGCTCGGCCCGCAGACGTATCTGGCATCGCCAAACTCGTTTGCGGCGCGCACGGCTGCCATCACGCCCGACTACCGGGCCGAGCAGATTGGGGCCAGCATGGCCCTGTGCGACCAGAAGAAACTTAGCTCAGCCGGCTTCTTTAATGACTCGTCGGGCTTCGTGGCCAAGCGCAACTCCAAGGGCCTGGAGGCTTACCAACCGGTGAGCAGCGTCGACTTTTCGATTTCGGTGCGCACGCCCGATGGCACCGGCTCGGGCTACGCCATTGCCAACTACACCGATTTGGCCCGGTTCGACGCGGCCCGCCTCACGCGGGTGGCGGCCGACAAGGCGGCTTCGTCGGTGAATGCCAAGGCCATTGAGCCGGGCAAATACACCGTGATTCTGGAGCCGGCCGCGGCCATCGACCTGCTCAATAACATGATGGGGGCCATGGACGCCCGTAACGCCGACGAAGGCCGCAGCTTCCTGAGCAAGAAGGGCGGCGGCAATAAGAAGGGCGAAAAGGTCTTCGACGAGCGGGTGACCATCTACTCCGACCCTACCCACCCCGACGTGCCCGACCTGACCTTCAGCGACGACGGCCGCCCGCAGCAGAAAGTGACGTGGATAGACAAAGGCGTGGTGAAAAATCTCTACACCTCGCGCTTCTGGGCCCAGAAAGCCGGCATCCCCGACATTCCGCCCCCCGGCGGCTGGATTATGGAAGGCGGCACCCAAAGCACCGCCGACCTCATCAAAGGCACCGCCAAAGGCATTCTCGTCACGCGCCTCTACTACATCCGGGCCGTCGACCCGCAGACGCTGCTCTACACCGGCCTGACGCGCGACGGGACGTTCTACATCGAAAACGGGCAGATTAAATTCCCGGTGAAAAATTTCCGCTTCAACGAAAGCCCGGTGATTATGCTCAACAACCTGGAGGCGCTGGGCAAGCCCGTGCGCCTGAACGGCAGCCTGGTGCCACCCATGAAAATCCGCGACTTCACCTTCACCAGCCTGTCGGACGCGGTGTAGACTTGTAGCGTGGACTTTTAGTCCGCGCATTAAACGTGACTTTTTCCATGCAAACCACTCGCGGACTAAAAGTCCGCGCTACTCTCACCTTATGAAAAGACGTGACTTTGTAGGACTAACCGGCCTGGCCGCCGGCGCCCTTTTCCTGCCCAGCCTGCCCGGCTTCGGCCATTCGCTGGTAGACCCCGCCCGCCTGCTGGAGCCCGGCGCCGATGTAGCCATGAAAAAGCGCCTCGCCGATGCCGGCCTGAACGCCGCCAAAGCCGCCGGCGCCAGCTACGCCGACGTACGCATTGGCCGCTACCTCAACCAAGGCATCTTCACCCGCGAAAAGCAGGTGCAGAACATTGCCAGCACCGAGAGCTACGGCGTGGGTATCCGCGTGATTGCCAACGGCACCTGGGGCTTCGCCTCCACCAACAACGTGACCGAGGCGGGCATTGCCAAAGCCGCCCAGCTGGCCGTGCAGATTGCCAAGGCCAACTCGAAGGTGCAGAAGGAAAAGGTGCAGCTGGCCCCGCAGCAGGGCTACGGCGAGGTGAGCTGGAAAGCGCCCATTCAGCAGAATGCGTTTGAGGTGCCCATCAAGGACAAGGTGGATTTGCTGCTGGGCGTGAACGCCAAAGCCCTGGATATGGGCGTGTCGTTCATCAACTCGGTGCTGTTTCAGGTGAACGAGCAGAAGTATTTTGCCAGCACCGACGGCTCCTACATCGACCAGGACATTCACCGGATTTACCCCACGTTCGGCGTCACGGCCATCGACCGGGCCAGCGGCAAGTTCCGCTCGCGCCAGGCCATGAGCTCGCCCGTGGGCATGGGTTACGAGTACCTCACGCCCAAAGCCGCCGATAAAATGGCCGGCCCCACCGGCTCCGACATCATCGGCTACAAGTACAGCTACGACATGCTGGAAGACGTGGCCCTGGCCGCCAAGCAGGTGAAGCAGAAGCTGACCTGTAAGTCGGTGACGCCCGGCAAGTACGACCTCGTGCTCGACCCGCACCACCTGGGCCTCACCATCCACGAAAGCGTGGGCCACCCGCTGGAGCTCGACCGCGTGCTGGGCTACGAAGCTAACTTCGCCGGAACCTCGTTTGCCACCCTGGAGTGGAAGGCCAAGGGCATTCCCTACGGCTCGAAAGTGGTGAACATTGTGGCCGATAAGGTGACGCCCAACACCTTGGGCGCGGTGGGCTACGACGACGAAGGCGTGAAAACCAAGCGCTGGGACCTCATCAAGGACGGTACGCTGGTGGACTACGAGAAAATCCGGGACCAAGCGCACATGGTGGGCCAGAAGGAATCGGACGGCTGCTGCTACTCGCAGTCGTGGCAGGATGTGCAGTTCCAGCGCATGCCCAACGTGAGCCTGCAGCCCGGCAAAGCCAAAATGAGCGTGGATGAAATGGTGAGCAAGGTCGATAAGGGCATCTACATCGCCGGCAACGGCTCGTTCTCCATCGACCAGCAGCGCTACAACTTCCAGTTCGGCGGGCAGGTGTTCTACGCCATCGAAAAAGGCAAAATCACCGAGATGCTCGAAGACGTGGCCTACCAGGCCAACACCCAGGAATTCTGGAACTCCTGCGCTGGCTCATGCGACGAAAGTGACTTCCGTTTCTTCGGCGCTTTCAACGACGGCAAGGGCCAGCCCTCGCAGAGCTCGGCCGTGAGCCACGGCTCGGCCACCACGCGCTTCAATGGCGTGAACGTGATAAATACGGCGCGGAAAATCTAGAAAATGTGGGGAATGTGGTTGATGTGGGAAATGTGGGAAATGTGGGAAATGTGATGGTAGCAGCAGATTCAGGTACGACTGGCAATGGTTCCAAGGCCGACAATCCGGTTGTGCGGCTCTCCTTTGAGTTGGTATTAGCAGTACTGGCTTATGTGGAAGAGTTGGAGGCAACTCGTCGCTACGTCGTGGCTCGCCAGCTGCTTCGGTGTGGCACTTCAGTCGGAAGCCAACGTGCGCGAAGCGCAACATACTGAAAGCCGTGCTGACTTTGTACACAAATGCAAGATTGCTGCGAAGGAAGCTGAAGAAACCGACTACTGGCTCCAGCTCTGCACGCACGCGCCCAATTACCCAACGCCTCCCATACCCTTGAACGACAAATTATTGAGCGTCCGACGTCTACTGGCCCGCATCATTATTTCCAGCAAAGCCAACGCTGCCTGAATTCCCACATTCCTTCATTTCCACATTCTCCCATTCTGCACATCTCCACATTTAAAAACATCATGGCCATTCTCTCCAAAGACGAAGCCCAGACAATCCTAAAAAAGGTCCTCAGTTTCAGCACCGCCGATGAGTGCGATGCCACGCTCAATGGCAACATTAGCGGCAACGTGCGCTCGGCCCGCAACTCCATCAGCACGGCCGGGGCCAGCGATAACGTGTCGCTGGCCGTGGAAAGCCGCTTTGGCAAGCGCGCCGGCGTAGCCACCTGCAACGAGTTCGACGAAGCCACCCTGCGCCGCTGCGTGCAGCGGGCCGAGGAAATTGCCCGCCTCGCCCCCGAGAGCCCGGAGTACATGCCGCTGCTGGGGCCGCAGACATACCTGGATGGCAACCGCTCCTACGCCGCCGCCACCGCCGCCATCGACCCCGACTACCGGGCCGCGCAAATCGGGGCCAGCATGGCGCTCTGCGACCAGAAAAAGCTGAGCTCGGCGGGCTTCCTCGACGATTCGCACGGCTTCGTGGCCAAGCGCAACTCCAAGGGCCTGGAGGCCTACCAGCGCACGTCCAACGTGACGTTTTCGGTGACGGTGCGCACGCCCGACGGCACCGGCTCGGGCTACGCCTCGGGCGATTACATCGACTCAAGCAAGATGGACGCGGCCCGCTTCACCAAAGTGGCCGCCGACAAAGCTGCTGCTTCCATGAAGGCACGGGCCATTGAGCCGGGCAAGTACACCGTGATTATGGAGCCCAATGCCCTGCTCTCGAACGTGGACACCTCGCTCATCGGCGCGCTCATGGGTGCCCTCGATGCCCGCAACGCCGACGAGGGCCGCAGCTTCCTCAGCAAGAAGGGCGGCGGCAACCGCAAGGGCGAAAAGCTGTTTGATGAACGGGTTACCATCTACTCCGACCCGCTGAACCCGGAAATCAGCGACCTCACTTTCAGCGGCGACGGCCGCCCGCTGCAGCGCACCACCTGGATTGACAAGGGCGTGGTGAAAAACCTGTACGCCTCGCGCTACTGGGCCCAGAAAGCCGGCATCCCCGACCTGCCCCGCCCCAACGGCTGGATTATGGAAGGCGGCACCCAAAGCACCGCCGACCTCATCAAAGGCACCGCCAAGGGCATTCTGGTGACGCGCCTGTGGTACATCCGCCCCGTCGACCCGCAGACGCTGCTCTTCACCGGCCTCACCCGCGACGGCACGTTCTACATCGAAAACGGCCAAATCAAGTTCCCCATCAAGAACTTCCGCTTCAACGAAAGCCCGGTCATCATGCTCAACAACCTGGAAGCCATCGGTAAGCCGGTACGGTTAAACGGGAATTTGGTACCGCCGCTCAAGATTCGGGACTTCACGTTCACGAGCCTGTCGGACGCAGTATAAAAAGTATAGTGGACTCTGCGAGTCCGCGCGTGATTGACGTAATAGAAGCACTTTTTTGAAAGCCACCAGTCAACCTCGACTGGTGGCTTTTTTATTTCCTGATAAGGCACGGACAACCGCCGCCCCGCCCGCCGCATCTGCTCACTTGGGTACTTACCCCTTACGCCTATCTTGCGGCTTCATTTCCTACTTCCTGCAATGAAGCTGACTTTATTAGCTGGCCTGCTACTGGCCGTTATCATTCGTCCGGCCGCCGCGCAATCGCGCCTCACCGGCAAAATTCTCGATGCCGCCACCGGCCAGCCCATACCCTACGCCAGCATTTCGGTGCTGAGCACTACGGCCGGCACCACCAGCAACGCGGAGGGCGAGTTTGAGCTGAAAGCCGCGCTACCGGGCCGGCTGGTGATATCGGAGCTGGGCCACCGGCGCGATACGGTGGCAGTAGCCGCCGCCACCGCACCGCTGCTGGTGCGGCTGCAACCGGCGTCGGTACTGCTGCCCGAGGTGCAAGTGGGCAGCTACCTCGGCGATTTGATTGCGCAAGCCTACCGCCAGTTGCGCCGCACCACCGCTAAAAAAATGTATGGCCAGGCCTTTTATCGGCAAATTACCCGCATTGCCAACGATGCCACCGAAGTGCAGGAAATGGTGTGGGACGCTGCCACTACCAATGCAGGCATGGATGGCAGCGCCATCGTTACTGGGCGCTTCGCGAAGAAGATGAAGGCGCAAATAAGCTTCAACAACTTCTCCGTTTTTACCAAAAGGTTTGGCTTTAATATGAAGGACGACAGCCTAACACAGCGCGGAATCCTGGGGCTGAATACTGCCAGGTTCTACACACTATCGCTACTGGGCGTGACGCAGAGTGAGGGTCAGCAACTGGTCGAAATCGGTTTTGAGAGCAAGCCGGGGCTGGCACCGCTTACCGCGAAAGGAACTTTGGTTATTAACGAAACTACCCGGCAAGTACTACACCTGCGGTTTGAAACGCCCGACCTGGTCAACGTCAAGACCAATAGCTTGGTTAGCTTGGTGGTGAAGCTCAAGGACCAGCACTCGGTGTTTGAAATGGATTTTCAGCCGGCTCCAAATGCAGCCGTCCTCACTTACATCAAGGTCGATTATCGAGCATCTTTGGCTGTACCACTGCAACGCAACGTCGCCATTCAGGCTTCTTCTTTCACGTACTTCTACAACAGCCGCGCCACCCCCGATGCCAGCGTGACCTACGCCCCTGCCAAGGGCGGCGAAGTCGATTTGGCACTCATCAAGCAAACTACTTACGACCCCGCTTTCTGGCAAAACAACGCCGTGGTGAAACGCACCCCACTCGAAGAACAGGTGATGAAATCCTTCGAGCAGAAGGGCGCTTTCGGCACTATGTTGCCGTAGCTTGTAGCGCGGACTTTTAGTCCGCGAGTAAACTGCTGCCTAAATTCTATTTCATTCACTTGCGGACTGAAAGTCCGCGCTACATCTTTTTCTCTGCAACCTATGAAAAGACGCGACTTTGTGGGCCTCACCGGCCTGGCCGCCGGGGCCCTGTTCCTCCCCAGCCTCCCCGGCTTCGGCCACACGCCCGTCGACCCCGCCCGCCTGCTGGAGCCGGGGGCCGACGTGGCCGTGAAAAAGCGCCTCGCCGACGCGGCCCTGAACGCCGCCAAAGCCGCCGGGGCCGACTACGCCGACGTGCGCATCGGCCGCTCGCTGAACCAGTACGTTTTCACCCGCGAGAAGCAGGTGCAGAACATCGTGAGCACCGAGAGCTACGGCGTGGGCATCCGGGTGCTGGTGGCCGGGTGCTGGGGCTTCGCCTCGACCAGCGTGGTGACGGAGGCCAACCTAGCCGCCACCGCCCGCGAGGCCGTGAACATTGCCAAGGCTAACCGCCTGGTGATGAAGGAGCCCGTGCAGCTGGCCGCCCAGCAGGGCTACGGCGAGGTAAGCTGGAAAACGCCCATTCAGCAAAGCGCATTCGAGGTGCCGATAAAGCAGAAGGTAGATTTGCTGCTGGCCGCCAACGCCGCCGCACTGGATGCGGGCGCCAGCTACATCAATTCGGCGCTGTTTCAGGTGAATGAGCAGAAGTATTTTGCCAGCACCGACGGCTCTTACATCGACCAGGACGTGCACCGGCTCTGGCCCACCTTCAACGCCACGGCGGTGGATACCAAGTCGGGCAAATTCCGCAGCCGCGAGGCACTGAGCTCGCCGGTGGGCCTGGGCTTCGAGTACCTCACGCCCAGCGCGGCCGAGCAGGTGCGCGGCCCGCAGGGCACCGACACCATCGGCTACAAGCTGCGCTACGACATACTGGCCGATGCCGCGCTGGCCGGCAAGCAGGCCAAAGCCAAGCTGACGATGAAATCGGTGACGCCGGGCAAGTACGATTTGGTGCTCGACCCGGGCCACCTGGGTTTGACCATTCATGAAAGCGTGGGCCACCCTACGGAGCTCGACCGCGTGCTGGGCTACGAGGCCAACTACGCGGGCACCTCGTTTGCCACGCTGGAATGGAAGGCCAAAAACCTGCCCTACGGCTCGAAGGAAGTGAACATTGTGGCCGACAAGCTACAGCCCGGCTCGGTGGGCAACGTGGGCTACGACGACGAGGGCGTGAAAACCCGCGAGTGGGACCTCATCAAGGACGGCAAGCTGGTGAATTACCAGAAAATCAGGGACCAGGCCCACATCGTGGGCCAGAAGGAATCGGATGGCTGCGCCTATGCGCAGAGCTGGGAAGACGTGCAGTTCCAGCGCATGCCCAACGTGAGCCTGCGCCCCGGTACCGCCAAAATGAGCCCCGATGAGATGGTGAAGGGCGTGGACAAAGGCATTTACATAGCCGGAGAAGGCTCGTTCAGCATCGACCAGCAGCGCTTCAACTTTCAGTTTGGCGGGCAGCTATTTTTTGCGATTGAGAAGGGCAAAATCACCGAGCAGTTGGAGGACGTGGCCTACCAGTCGAACACCCAGGAGTTCTGGGGGGCCTGCGCCGGCTCGTGCGACCAGTCGGACTACCGCCTGTTCGGCACTTTCTTCGACGGCAAGGGCCAACCGGCCCAGGTGTCGTCGGTGAGCCACGGCTCGGCCACCACGCGCTTCAACGGCGTGAACGTGATTAACACGGCCCGGAAAGTGTAGCCGCCTAACCTCACCCCCGGCCCCTCTCCTTGGGGAGAGGGGAGCCTGACAATTTCCGTTAGTGGCAAAACCGGTATCCCCTCTCCCCAAGGAGAGGGGGTCAGGGGGTGAGGTGAACGCCAGAACGTCCCATCTCTAAACTATCTGCAAAATCATCCAATGGCCATTCTCTCCAAAGACGACGCCCAGACGCTCCTCAAAAAAGTCCTAAGCTACAGCACCGCCGACGAGTGCGAAGCTTCCCTGAACGGACGCACCACCGGCAACATCCGCTACGCCCGCAACAGCGTGAGCACGGCCGGCGCCCAGGATTCCGTATCGCTGGCTGTGGAAAGCCGGTTCGGCAAGCGCAGCGGCATTGCCACCTGCAACGAGTTCGACGACGCTACGCTGCGCCGCTGCGTGCAGCGGGCCGAGGAAATAGCCCGCCTCGCCCCCGAAAGCCCCGAATACGTGCCCCTGCTCGGCCCGCAAACCTACCTGAGC
This region includes:
- a CDS encoding TldD/PmbA family protein, which produces MKRRDFVGLTGLAAGALFLPSLPGFGHSLVDPARLLEPGADVAMKKRLADAGLNAAKAAGASYADVRIGRYLNQGIFTREKQVQNIASTESYGVGIRVIANGTWGFASTNNVTEAGIAKAAQLAVQIAKANSKVQKEKVQLAPQQGYGEVSWKAPIQQNAFEVPIKDKVDLLLGVNAKALDMGVSFINSVLFQVNEQKYFASTDGSYIDQDIHRIYPTFGVTAIDRASGKFRSRQAMSSPVGMGYEYLTPKAADKMAGPTGSDIIGYKYSYDMLEDVALAAKQVKQKLTCKSVTPGKYDLVLDPHHLGLTIHESVGHPLELDRVLGYEANFAGTSFATLEWKAKGIPYGSKVVNIVADKVTPNTLGAVGYDDEGVKTKRWDLIKDGTLVDYEKIRDQAHMVGQKESDGCCYSQSWQDVQFQRMPNVSLQPGKAKMSVDEMVSKVDKGIYIAGNGSFSIDQQRYNFQFGGQVFYAIEKGKITEMLEDVAYQANTQEFWNSCAGSCDESDFRFFGAFNDGKGQPSQSSAVSHGSATTRFNGVNVINTARKI
- a CDS encoding four helix bundle protein, producing MWKSWRQLVATSWLASCFGVALQSEANVREAQHTESRADFVHKCKIAAKEAEETDYWLQLCTHAPNYPTPPIPLNDKLLSVRRLLARIIISSKANAA
- a CDS encoding TldD/PmbA family protein, producing MAILSKDEAQTILKKVLSFSTADECDATLNGNISGNVRSARNSISTAGASDNVSLAVESRFGKRAGVATCNEFDEATLRRCVQRAEEIARLAPESPEYMPLLGPQTYLDGNRSYAAATAAIDPDYRAAQIGASMALCDQKKLSSAGFLDDSHGFVAKRNSKGLEAYQRTSNVTFSVTVRTPDGTGSGYASGDYIDSSKMDAARFTKVAADKAAASMKARAIEPGKYTVIMEPNALLSNVDTSLIGALMGALDARNADEGRSFLSKKGGGNRKGEKLFDERVTIYSDPLNPEISDLTFSGDGRPLQRTTWIDKGVVKNLYASRYWAQKAGIPDLPRPNGWIMEGGTQSTADLIKGTAKGILVTRLWYIRPVDPQTLLFTGLTRDGTFYIENGQIKFPIKNFRFNESPVIMLNNLEAIGKPVRLNGNLVPPLKIRDFTFTSLSDAV
- a CDS encoding carboxypeptidase-like regulatory domain-containing protein — translated: MKLTLLAGLLLAVIIRPAAAQSRLTGKILDAATGQPIPYASISVLSTTAGTTSNAEGEFELKAALPGRLVISELGHRRDTVAVAAATAPLLVRLQPASVLLPEVQVGSYLGDLIAQAYRQLRRTTAKKMYGQAFYRQITRIANDATEVQEMVWDAATTNAGMDGSAIVTGRFAKKMKAQISFNNFSVFTKRFGFNMKDDSLTQRGILGLNTARFYTLSLLGVTQSEGQQLVEIGFESKPGLAPLTAKGTLVINETTRQVLHLRFETPDLVNVKTNSLVSLVVKLKDQHSVFEMDFQPAPNAAVLTYIKVDYRASLAVPLQRNVAIQASSFTYFYNSRATPDASVTYAPAKGGEVDLALIKQTTYDPAFWQNNAVVKRTPLEEQVMKSFEQKGAFGTMLP
- a CDS encoding TldD/PmbA family protein, whose amino-acid sequence is MKRRDFVGLTGLAAGALFLPSLPGFGHTPVDPARLLEPGADVAVKKRLADAALNAAKAAGADYADVRIGRSLNQYVFTREKQVQNIVSTESYGVGIRVLVAGCWGFASTSVVTEANLAATAREAVNIAKANRLVMKEPVQLAAQQGYGEVSWKTPIQQSAFEVPIKQKVDLLLAANAAALDAGASYINSALFQVNEQKYFASTDGSYIDQDVHRLWPTFNATAVDTKSGKFRSREALSSPVGLGFEYLTPSAAEQVRGPQGTDTIGYKLRYDILADAALAGKQAKAKLTMKSVTPGKYDLVLDPGHLGLTIHESVGHPTELDRVLGYEANYAGTSFATLEWKAKNLPYGSKEVNIVADKLQPGSVGNVGYDDEGVKTREWDLIKDGKLVNYQKIRDQAHIVGQKESDGCAYAQSWEDVQFQRMPNVSLRPGTAKMSPDEMVKGVDKGIYIAGEGSFSIDQQRFNFQFGGQLFFAIEKGKITEQLEDVAYQSNTQEFWGACAGSCDQSDYRLFGTFFDGKGQPAQVSSVSHGSATTRFNGVNVINTARKV